The genome window TCTATGCAGTGATCGGTCACGCACCTCGCGCGCTCGATCGCAACATCGCTGTTGTCGGGCGGGTTATCGAAGGGATCGAGCATCTCTCCACCCTGCCGCGCGGCAAGGGCGAGGCAGGGGTCTATGACGATCCCGCGCTCAAGGTCCCGATCGTCTCCGTCCGGTTTGGCAATGAGCTGCCCGAGGCAGAGCGGCCGCATTTCGAATACCTCGCCGGCGAGAGCGCAAGCTTCGGTTTGCTGATGAAGGTCCGCGCCAACCGCCGCGACGAGTTCTACAAAGTCCCTGCCGGTGGGGTGGACGTGTGCAACGTGCCGGTGCCTGTCCGGCGAGTGGCCGCGCGGTGAGTGCCGATCCGGTCACCTTCTCTGCCCCGCTGCAGATCTGGACCAACGAGGCTGAGAACAGTTCGGTCGGTTTCGTCATCCTGCCGGCCGAGGCTGCCGAGCAAGTCGCCGGGCATGAGCTGGTGCGGAGATTGGAACTCGGCAAGCGGCGTGGCTTCGGCTCGGTCAAGGTCACGGCTCACGTCGGCAGCAGCACCTGGGACACTTCGGTCTTCCCGCAGAAGGGCCGCGAGAGCTGGTTCATGGCGGTGAAGGTTGGCGTCCGCCGGGCCGAAGCGATCGAAGAAGGCGACCTGGTCGAGATCGAACTAGAGTTGCACTAGATACGCTCGGCCTCTGCCACCGCATCACTCGCCCGGAGGGCACTGACGATGCGGGTAAGGTGGGCGAGATCCTGCACTTCCATGTCCACCTCGTAAGTGTGGAACGGGTCGTCCAGTTCGGTCTGCTCCAACGTGATCACGTTGGCGCGGTTCTTGGCGAAGATGCCGGCCATTTCCGCCAGCGTACCTAGCTTGTGATAGAGCACGACCCGCAGCCGCCCAACGGCGCCTTGCGACCGTTCGCCCCACGAAAGGTCGATCCAGTCGGCATCGACGCCGTTGGCAAGCTCCATGCAGTCGATCGCATGAACCTCGACCCCTTCGCCCTTGCGCCTGAGGCCCACGATCCGGTCGCCCGGGACAGGGTGGCAGCATTCGGCGAGCGTGAAGCCCATGCCCGGCGTCAGGCCCTTGATCGAGATCGCCCGCGCCTGTGTCGGCTCGTCGGGGAGATCGACGGTGCTGCCGGGTACGAGCGCTTCCATCACCTCGCGATCGTCCACCTTGGCGGCGCCGATGGCGTACATGAGGTCTTCCTCGTCCTCGAGGTCGAGGCGCTCGGCGGCTGAGGCGATCGCCTTCTTGCCGATTTTGGCGGGCAGGCGCTCGGCGATCTGGGCGAACAGCTCGCGCCCGATGGTGACGACTTCCGCGCGCTCCTTCGCGCGCACCGAGCGGCGGATCGAGGCGCGCGCCTTGCCCGTCACCACGAAGGCGAGCCAGGACAATTGCGGCTCAGCGTTGGCGCCCTTGATGATCTCCACCACGTCGCCGTTGTTGAGCGGCGTGCGCAGCGGCATGTGGCGGCCGTTGATCTTGGCGCCGACGGTATGCGCCCCGAGGTCCGTGTGGACGGCGAAGGCGAAGTCGACCGGGGTCGCGCCTTTCGGCAGCTGGAACAGCGCGCCCTTGGGGGTGAAAGCGAAGATGCGGTCCTGGTAGATCGCCAGCCGGGTGTGTTCGAGCAGCTCTTCGGCGTCGTGGCTGGAATCGACGATCTCGATCAGGTCGCGCAGCCAGCCGACCTGGCCATCGGGCTTGTCGCCCTGCTTGTAGGCCCAGTGAGCGGCGAGGCCGAACTCGTTCAGGCGATGCATCTCGCGCGTGCGGATCTGCACTTCGACGCGCATCGAGTTCTCGAAAATCAAGGAGGTGTGGAGCGACCGGTAGCCGTTGGTCTTCGGGGTCGAGATGTAGTCCTTGAACCGGCCCGGCACGAACTGCCACGCCTGGTGCAACACTCCGAGCGCGCTGTAGCAATCGCCCACCGACTCCGCGAGCACGCGGAAGGCCATGATGTCGGTGATCTGTTCGAAGCTGACGTGCCGTTCGGCCATCTTCTTCCAGATCGAATAGGGGTGTTTCTCGCGTCCCCAGACTTCGACCTTCATCCCCTCAGCGGCCAGGGCCTGCTTGATCTTGAGCGCGATCGCATCGACTTGCCCGCCTTCGGAACTGCGGATCTGTTCGAGCCGTCCGGTGATGGTGGCGTAGGCTTCGGGCTCGAGCTGTTCGAACGCGAGCAACTGCATCTCGCGCATGTATTCGTACATGCCCACCCGCTCGGCCAGGGGGGCATAGATGTCCATCGTCTCGCGGGCGATGCGCTTGCGCTTCTCCGGGCTCTTGATGAAGTGCAGCGTGCGCATGTTGTGCAGCCGGTCGCCGAGCTTGACCAGGAGCACGCGGATGTCCTCGCTCATGGCGAGGAAGAACTTGCGCAGGTTCTCCGCCACGCGCTGGTTCTCGGCCAGCTGCTCGATCTTGGAGAGCTTGGTAACCCCGTCGACCAGCTTGGCGACATCCGAACCGAAGTTCTTCTCGATGTCCTCGATCGTCGCCAGCGTGTCCTCGACCGTGTCGTGCAGCAGCGCGGTGACGATCGTTTCCTGGTCGAGTTTGAGGTCGGTCATCAGGCCGGCCACTTCGACCGGGTGGCTGAAGTAGGGGTCCCCGCTCGCACGCTTCTGCGTGCCGTGCTTCTGCACGGTATAGACATAGGCGCGGTTGAGCAGCGCCTCGTCGGCATCCGGGTCATAAGCTTTGACCCGCTCCACTAGTTCGTACTGACGCAGCATTACCCCTGATGTGCGTTGCAGCGCGGCGGGGGGCAAGGGGGCTTTTTCCGCTCCTCGATCAGGAAACGCATAATTGTTGTGTTTACATAACGAATCAGCTTATATGCGAACATGAGCGCACGAATATACAACCGCATCGCTGTATTCCGCGCCGAGGTGGGGATGACCCGCAAGGCGCTTGCCGAAAAGGTCGGCGTCAATCCGCAGACGATCGGGTTCCTCGAACGGGGGGACTACAACCCCAGCCTCGAACTCGCGCTGCGTGTCTCGCAGGTGTTCAAGGTGCCGATCGAGCTGCTGTTTTCCTTTACCCCATTCCCGAGCGTGGCGGCGACCCTGCTCGGCCAGGAGAGTGATGATGCCTTACAAGGGTGATCCAATCGCCGAGAAGCTCGACAAGGTCGCAGAGGCAACCGGGATGCCGCAGTTCTCGCGCAGGCTGGCGAACCGGTATCCTGTTCGCTTCCGGATCTTGCCCCTCATCTTGCTGGCCGTCGCGTTCGGCGGTCTATGGGTGCAGATCGCCGTCAGCGAGATCTACGGCTACTTCGTGGTCATGTTTGCCTTCCTCGGCACCACGGGCCTCTTGCCATTCAGCCCCTTGAAGAAGGTAGGCCGTGGGTTCGACGAACGAGAAGCGGCGCTTGTTAAATCGGGCCACTTCATCGGCCTTCTCGTAACGGCGGGCATCGTAGTGCTCGGCTGCGTGGCCATCGGACTTGGGGTGGTTGCTACGCAGATTGGCTTTGGCCAGTTCTGGGCGCCGGCCAAAGTGACTGACTGGTTCGCGCTGGCGCTGTTGCTTGCTACCGTTGAGATCAATGTCGCGATTTTGGCGTCCAGTGCCCGGCTGCCTTCTGACGATCCGAACGACGAGGACGAATGAACCCCCCTGCGACCACGATCTTCGACCGCATGTCCGCCCTGGCGCGGGAGCTTGGCGCGATCAATCTGGGGCAGGGCTTTCCCGACTTGCCCGAGCCGCCAGAGCTGCTGGAGGCTGCGCAACGGGCGTTGGTCGAGAAGTCGAACCAGTACCCGCCGATGCGCGGGCTGGCCGAACTGCGCGATGCCGTCGTCAGCTACTACGCGAGGGAGCAGGGGCTGCAGATCAAGCCTGAAGAGGTCATCGTCACCTCTGGTGCCACCGAGGCGCTTGCAGCGGCCATTCTCGCCTTCTTGAGACCAGGCGATGAGGCGATCCTGTTCCAGCCGTTCTACGACGCCTACTTGCCCCTGGTGGAGCGCGCAGGCGGGGTGGCTCGCACGGTCAGCCTGGTCCCGCCGAATTGGACATTACCGCTCGATCAGTTCGAAGCCGTGATCGGGCCGAGGACGCGGCTCGTCATTCTCAACACTCCCAACAACCCAACCGGCACGCTGGTGGACCGCGCCACGCTGGAAGCCTTGGGCGAGTTGTGCGAGCGCCACGACCTCATCCTGCTGTGCGACGAGGTGTGGGAGGGCATGATCTATGGCGGTGCAACGCACGTTTCCCCGCTCGCAATCTCGTCCCTGCGCGAGCGTGCGGTAAAGGTCGGATCGGCGGGCAAGCTCTTCTCGCTTACCGGGTGGAAGATCGGTTGGGCTGTTGCCGCGCCGCCGCTGGCTGAAGCGATCGCGCGGCAGCATCAATACCTGACCTTCACCACGCCCACTCCGCTGCAATGGGCCGTAACCGAAGGGTTGGCGCTGCCGACCGAATGGCACGCGGTGCACCGGGCACGCTACGAGGCTGGACGCGAACGGTTGGTAAGCGGACTGACGGCTGCCGGCTATGTCCTGCTGCCGTCGGAAGGAACTTGGTTCGTCACGGTAGACCTCACCGCATCAGGTCTGCCGCCCGACGACGAAGTCATCGCCGAGCGCATGATCCGCGAGGTTAGCGTGGCTTCGATCCCGCCGTCGGTGTTCTACCGGGACGATCCCGAACGCGGTTACCTGCGGCTCTGCTTTGCCAAGGAGGATGCCACTCTAGACGAGGCGATTGCGAGGTTGGCACGGTTTAGAAACGGCTAAATCTTCGATCCTCTCCGAGCTTGCTCGGGGAGGTGGCGCGCGTCGGAGACGCGTGACGGAGGGGTAAGCGGAACAACTCAACGCCCCTCCACCATCCGCTTCGCGGACGGTCCCCCTCCCCGAGACAAGCTCGGGGAGGATCAAGAGTTAACCGCCCGTAGCGACCAACTTGTCGACCGAGCCCTGCGTCACCGAGTGATACCCCGCCCGCGTCTCCGCGTAGATCCGCTTGGCGATCGGCTGGCCCCACTCTGCCTCGCCCCACAGCGCTTCGAACAGCGGTAGGACGAACTTGCGACGACCAACTTCGCCGAGGAACTTTTCGGCCACGGGCACAGCCGGGTCGTAGCGATTGGCCAGCGCCAGCTCGAGCCAGGCGAACAGGACTTCGCTGTTGCCCGAATGCGAAAGGCCGAGGTCGCGGTCGAGCCGGTCAAGCTCGTCATGGCTCAGCTTCTTCGGCAGCTTCGCGATCAAACGCTGGCGCTCGGCTGTGGTCCAGCCTGCCCAGGCTTCAGGATCGATGAAGTGGGTCGAGGGATAATGCGAAGCCGCAGCGTCCACTTCCGCGAAGGCCGAGGCTGAGGGACGGGCGACGTTCGAGGGCAGGCCCGGCGCATAGACCCACTGGTCGAGCATGAGCTGCTCTTCCAACTGGGCAGCGCCTGCGATCAGGTGTTCGCGCATGTCGGCAACGATCATGGCCGAAGTCGCCGGCTGGAACGCGTGGCTGTCGAACCACTGGCGCAGCCAGGCGTCGAACCGTTCGCGGCCGACTGCCTTTTCGACGGTGCGCAGGAACACCGCGCCCTTGTCGTAGACAATGCCGGACTCACTGTCGTCCACGCCGTCCGCACCCTTCGGCAGATGCAGCGCCGTCACCGGTGCATCCGCACCTTTCTTCGCCAGCACCTTTTCGACCTCGGCAAAGCTCAGCGCCGCCTCCTGGCTCGCCCGGCGCGAGCCATAGAGCGCTTCGACAATGCGGTTCTCGAAGTAGCTGGTCACGCCTTCGTTGAGCCAGGAGTCCGACCAGTTGGCATTGGTGACGAGGTTGCCCGACCAGGAGTGCGCCAGCTCGTGCGCGACAAGGCCAGTGAGGCTGCGGTCGCCGGCGATGAAAGTCGGCGTGAGGAAGGTCATCACCGGGTTTTCCATGCCGCCGTAAGGGAAGCTCGGCGGCAGGACGATCATGTCGTAGCGACCCCAGCGATAGGGACCGTAAAGCGCCTCGGCCGCCCCGACCATCTTCTCGGTGTCGACCAGTTCGGCTGCAGCGGCATCGAGCATCGAGGGTTCGGTCCACACACCGGTGCGCGGGCCGAGCTCGCGGAAGGCGATGTCACCCGCGGCAATGGCGATCAGATAAGGTGCAACCGGTTTGTCCATCGCAAAGCGGAACGCGCGGGTGCTGCCGAGGTCCTCGGGCTCACCGATCTTGAGGCCGGACATCACTACGGTCAGCGGCTTGGGAGCGACGATGCGCGCCTCCCAGGTCTGGCGGATGCCGGGGCTGTCCTGCGTCGGCACCCAACTGCGGTTGAGGATCGCCTGGCCCTGGCTCAGAAGGTAGGGATATTTGCCGCCTGCGGTTTGCTCCGGCGCCAGCCATTGCAAGGCCTCGGCTTCGGGTGCTGCGGCATATGTCACCACGATACGGCGGGCCTTGCCGATAGTGACAGTGACCGGCGCGCCCTTGCCCTTGACCTCGTCTCCCACTGTGAAGGCCAGTTCCCGCCCTGCCTCGTCGGTGATGCAGGCGATCTGCAGCCCCTCGCTGTCGAGCACGATCGTATCCGCGTCAGGCCGCGCGGCGATGTCGAGCGTAGCGGTGCCACCCACGCTCTTGGCCTCGAAGTCGAGCGCCAGATCGAGCGCTACGTGCGTCACCCGCGCCACTTCCGGCTGGGCAAAACTCCACGAATCGCGCGCGTCTTCGCTCAGGAGCACCGGGGAAACCATCTCGGCAGACTGCGCCTGCACGGGGACTGCGGCAACGGTCGCGAGGAGCAAGGCAAGCGAGGCAGCGAAACGCATTCGAATCTCCGGGAGGGGCGGGAAGTTTCGCCTGTAACGATAGGTAGCTGAACAGGGGTTGTCACGCAGTGCGCGCGTGTGAAGCCCCGGAGGCGCGCAACGCTTAGTTCTTGGCGCGCAAACCTACTGCTTCGATGGCTGCGAGGGCACAGGCTTCGTCGTTGTCGCTAGTGTCACCGGTAACGCCGATCGCGCCCACGACGGTGCCACCCGCATCGCAGATGATTACTCCGCCGGCAGCCGGAACCATGCCGCCTTCGCTCATCGTATCGACTGCCGCGATGAAGTGCGGCCGGTCGACCGCCATGTCGCCGATCGTGCGGCTCGACACGCCCAGCGCCAGCGCACCCGCGGCCTTCCCGCCGGCGAGCTTGACCCGCATGTTCGAGGCCCCGTCCTGCCGCTGGCAGGCGATCAGGTAGGCGCCGGGATCGTGGATCGTGACGGTCAGCGGCTTGAGGCCAAGCTCGGCGCCCCTGGCGAGGGCGGCTTCGATCAAAGCGTTGGCTTGGGCGAGGTTCAGGCGATGCATGATTTCAACTCCACTTAACCTCGGGCGGCAGGCTCATGAGGATGGCGTCGATATTGCCGCCGGTCTTGAGGCCGAACAAGGTGCCGCGGTCGTAGACCAGGTTGAATTCGACATAGCGACCGCGCCATTCGAGCTGGGCTTCCTTCTCTGCGGGCGTCCATTCCTGGCTCATGCGCTTGCGCACGATCCGGGGAAACACGTCGAGGAAAGCCTCGCCAACGTCCTTGGTGAAGGCGAAGTTGCGGTCCCACTCGGGATCG of Altererythrobacter sp. Root672 contains these proteins:
- a CDS encoding DUF1905 domain-containing protein is translated as MSADPVTFSAPLQIWTNEAENSSVGFVILPAEAAEQVAGHELVRRLELGKRRGFGSVKVTAHVGSSTWDTSVFPQKGRESWFMAVKVGVRRAEAIEEGDLVEIELELH
- a CDS encoding RelA/SpoT family protein — protein: MLRQYELVERVKAYDPDADEALLNRAYVYTVQKHGTQKRASGDPYFSHPVEVAGLMTDLKLDQETIVTALLHDTVEDTLATIEDIEKNFGSDVAKLVDGVTKLSKIEQLAENQRVAENLRKFFLAMSEDIRVLLVKLGDRLHNMRTLHFIKSPEKRKRIARETMDIYAPLAERVGMYEYMREMQLLAFEQLEPEAYATITGRLEQIRSSEGGQVDAIALKIKQALAAEGMKVEVWGREKHPYSIWKKMAERHVSFEQITDIMAFRVLAESVGDCYSALGVLHQAWQFVPGRFKDYISTPKTNGYRSLHTSLIFENSMRVEVQIRTREMHRLNEFGLAAHWAYKQGDKPDGQVGWLRDLIEIVDSSHDAEELLEHTRLAIYQDRIFAFTPKGALFQLPKGATPVDFAFAVHTDLGAHTVGAKINGRHMPLRTPLNNGDVVEIIKGANAEPQLSWLAFVVTGKARASIRRSVRAKERAEVVTIGRELFAQIAERLPAKIGKKAIASAAERLDLEDEEDLMYAIGAAKVDDREVMEALVPGSTVDLPDEPTQARAISIKGLTPGMGFTLAECCHPVPGDRIVGLRRKGEGVEVHAIDCMELANGVDADWIDLSWGERSQGAVGRLRVVLYHKLGTLAEMAGIFAKNRANVITLEQTELDDPFHTYEVDMEVQDLAHLTRIVSALRASDAVAEAERI
- a CDS encoding helix-turn-helix transcriptional regulator, with the translated sequence MSARIYNRIAVFRAEVGMTRKALAEKVGVNPQTIGFLERGDYNPSLELALRVSQVFKVPIELLFSFTPFPSVAATLLGQESDDALQG
- a CDS encoding aminotransferase; this translates as MNPPATTIFDRMSALARELGAINLGQGFPDLPEPPELLEAAQRALVEKSNQYPPMRGLAELRDAVVSYYAREQGLQIKPEEVIVTSGATEALAAAILAFLRPGDEAILFQPFYDAYLPLVERAGGVARTVSLVPPNWTLPLDQFEAVIGPRTRLVILNTPNNPTGTLVDRATLEALGELCERHDLILLCDEVWEGMIYGGATHVSPLAISSLRERAVKVGSAGKLFSLTGWKIGWAVAAPPLAEAIARQHQYLTFTTPTPLQWAVTEGLALPTEWHAVHRARYEAGRERLVSGLTAAGYVLLPSEGTWFVTVDLTASGLPPDDEVIAERMIREVSVASIPPSVFYRDDPERGYLRLCFAKEDATLDEAIARLARFRNG
- a CDS encoding M1 family metallopeptidase: MRFAASLALLLATVAAVPVQAQSAEMVSPVLLSEDARDSWSFAQPEVARVTHVALDLALDFEAKSVGGTATLDIAARPDADTIVLDSEGLQIACITDEAGRELAFTVGDEVKGKGAPVTVTIGKARRIVVTYAAAPEAEALQWLAPEQTAGGKYPYLLSQGQAILNRSWVPTQDSPGIRQTWEARIVAPKPLTVVMSGLKIGEPEDLGSTRAFRFAMDKPVAPYLIAIAAGDIAFRELGPRTGVWTEPSMLDAAAAELVDTEKMVGAAEALYGPYRWGRYDMIVLPPSFPYGGMENPVMTFLTPTFIAGDRSLTGLVAHELAHSWSGNLVTNANWSDSWLNEGVTSYFENRIVEALYGSRRASQEAALSFAEVEKVLAKKGADAPVTALHLPKGADGVDDSESGIVYDKGAVFLRTVEKAVGRERFDAWLRQWFDSHAFQPATSAMIVADMREHLIAGAAQLEEQLMLDQWVYAPGLPSNVARPSASAFAEVDAAASHYPSTHFIDPEAWAGWTTAERQRLIAKLPKKLSHDELDRLDRDLGLSHSGNSEVLFAWLELALANRYDPAVPVAEKFLGEVGRRKFVLPLFEALWGEAEWGQPIAKRIYAETRAGYHSVTQGSVDKLVATGG
- a CDS encoding GlcG/HbpS family heme-binding protein — encoded protein: MHRLNLAQANALIEAALARGAELGLKPLTVTIHDPGAYLIACQRQDGASNMRVKLAGGKAAGALALGVSSRTIGDMAVDRPHFIAAVDTMSEGGMVPAAGGVIICDAGGTVVGAIGVTGDTSDNDEACALAAIEAVGLRAKN